From the genome of Amycolatopsis sp. NBC_01488, one region includes:
- the rplL gene encoding 50S ribosomal protein L7/L12 — MAKLSTAELIDAFKELTLLELSEFVKEFEETFDVTAAAPVAVAAAGPAGAAPAAVEEQDEFDVVLEGAGDKKIQVIKVVREVVSGLGLKEAKELVEAAPKALLEKVDKEAAEAAKEKLEAAGAKISIK, encoded by the coding sequence ATGGCGAAGCTGAGCACCGCCGAGCTGATCGACGCCTTCAAGGAGCTGACCCTCCTCGAGCTGTCCGAGTTCGTGAAGGAGTTCGAGGAGACCTTCGACGTCACCGCCGCCGCGCCGGTCGCCGTCGCCGCCGCCGGCCCCGCCGGTGCCGCCCCGGCCGCCGTCGAGGAGCAGGACGAGTTCGACGTCGTCCTCGAGGGCGCCGGCGACAAGAAGATCCAGGTCATCAAGGTCGTCCGCGAGGTCGTCTCGGGCCTGGGCCTGAAGGAGGCCAAGGAGCTGGTCGAGGCCGCTCCCAAGGCCCTCCTGGAGAAGGTCGACAAGGAGGCCGCCGAGGCCGCCAAGGAGAAGCTCGAG